One Gordonia sp. SID5947 genomic region harbors:
- the efeU gene encoding iron uptake transporter permease EfeU, giving the protein MQHLAAGGAPSIFAQMFGSGLIGLREGLETGIVVMILVAFVVKADRRDALKWIWAGVSAAVAMVLVIFLVIHLGTSTVTTLTAELIAGLASLVAVVIVTFMVLWMSKAAAHISTDLKYGMSHALLTGGASVMGLAFLAVGREGFETALLMVGYAESVSGSLWPLVGLFLGIVGAIVVTVLLYRGAVRLNFHKFFLYTGIFLIFVAAGILSYGVRALQTVGWLPGGSNLAFDISEHYDQSSWYGTVLAGIFNVRPDPTVLQVVAWCLYVAIVLFFFVRANRPRPVRSEDESTAQAPAATDAGT; this is encoded by the coding sequence ATGCAGCATTTGGCCGCGGGTGGCGCGCCCTCGATTTTCGCGCAGATGTTCGGAAGCGGACTCATCGGTCTTCGCGAAGGCCTCGAAACGGGCATCGTGGTGATGATCCTGGTGGCGTTCGTCGTGAAAGCGGATCGTCGGGACGCATTGAAGTGGATCTGGGCCGGGGTCTCGGCCGCGGTCGCCATGGTTCTCGTGATCTTCTTGGTCATCCACCTGGGCACGTCGACCGTCACCACGCTGACCGCGGAGCTCATCGCCGGCCTGGCGTCCCTGGTCGCAGTGGTGATCGTGACGTTCATGGTGTTGTGGATGAGCAAGGCGGCCGCGCACATCTCGACCGACCTGAAGTACGGCATGTCCCATGCGTTGCTCACCGGCGGCGCCTCGGTGATGGGCCTGGCGTTTCTCGCCGTCGGGCGCGAAGGCTTCGAAACAGCTCTGCTGATGGTCGGTTACGCCGAGAGCGTGTCGGGCAGCCTGTGGCCATTGGTCGGCCTGTTCCTGGGGATCGTGGGCGCGATCGTGGTGACCGTGCTGCTCTATCGCGGTGCGGTCCGGCTGAACTTCCACAAGTTCTTCCTCTACACCGGGATATTCCTGATCTTCGTCGCTGCCGGAATCCTGTCCTACGGGGTGCGCGCCCTCCAGACAGTCGGGTGGCTGCCCGGTGGCAGCAACCTCGCCTTCGACATCTCCGAGCATTACGACCAATCGTCGTGGTACGGCACCGTGCTCGCCGGCATCTTCAACGTCCGGCCCGATCCCACCGTCCTCCAGGTGGTGGCGTGGTGCCTCTATGTCGCGATCGTCCTCTTCTTCTTCGTCCGCGCGAACCGTCCACGGCCCGTCAGGTCCGAAGACGAGTCCACCGCACAAGCTCCGGCAGCCACCGACGCCGGTACCTGA
- the efeO gene encoding iron uptake system protein EfeO produces MNPRITTPVALLSLAVAAPLILAGCTAKAGESGAIAVTSTNDGCDLDSTEAQTGDVNFKVTNNGSKVTEFYVYGNNNRVLGEVENIGPGLSGNLTVEITDPGTYAVACKPGMVGTGIRKEVEVTGDQKAKEEVPADVNAAKTRYLDYVRGQVNGLSAQAQIFVDHVKAGELEQAKAMFGQVRTFYERIEPVAESFPDLDPAIDMRWDDTEGGTQPFTGFHRVERYLWPPQPAEVGEGPGQIAPADAADAKAQDNKAALDKVADELLANVNNLKTEVDKPDFNFETRQFVQGPQALIDEIAATKVGGEEDRYSHTDLWDFAANVDGAETLIAEMQPMISAKDQPLMDKITAQFADVRTAINQYRDGDGYVTYTQVTEEQRKDLSNKIDALSASLSQVPGLVLG; encoded by the coding sequence GTGAATCCGAGAATCACCACACCCGTCGCGTTGCTGTCGCTGGCGGTCGCCGCGCCGCTCATACTGGCCGGCTGCACCGCCAAGGCCGGCGAGAGCGGCGCAATCGCGGTCACCTCGACCAACGACGGCTGCGACCTCGACAGCACCGAGGCCCAGACCGGAGACGTGAACTTCAAGGTGACCAACAACGGCTCCAAGGTGACCGAGTTCTACGTCTACGGCAACAACAACCGGGTGCTCGGTGAGGTGGAGAACATCGGGCCGGGGCTGTCGGGGAATCTGACCGTCGAGATCACCGACCCGGGCACCTACGCCGTGGCCTGCAAGCCGGGCATGGTCGGCACCGGCATCCGCAAAGAGGTCGAGGTGACGGGCGATCAGAAGGCCAAGGAGGAAGTGCCCGCCGACGTGAACGCCGCCAAGACGCGCTACCTCGACTACGTGCGCGGCCAGGTCAACGGGCTCTCGGCTCAGGCACAGATCTTCGTCGACCACGTGAAGGCCGGCGAACTCGAGCAGGCGAAGGCGATGTTCGGCCAGGTCCGTACCTTTTACGAGCGCATCGAGCCCGTCGCCGAATCGTTCCCCGACCTCGATCCCGCGATCGACATGCGCTGGGACGACACCGAGGGTGGAACCCAACCGTTCACCGGCTTCCATCGCGTCGAGCGTTACCTGTGGCCGCCACAGCCTGCAGAGGTCGGCGAGGGGCCCGGACAGATCGCCCCGGCCGACGCCGCCGACGCCAAGGCCCAGGACAACAAGGCCGCACTCGACAAGGTCGCCGACGAGTTGCTCGCCAACGTCAACAACCTGAAGACCGAGGTCGACAAGCCCGACTTCAACTTCGAGACACGCCAATTCGTCCAGGGACCCCAGGCGCTGATCGACGAGATCGCCGCAACCAAGGTCGGCGGCGAAGAAGACCGGTACTCCCACACCGACCTGTGGGACTTCGCCGCCAACGTCGACGGCGCCGAGACACTGATCGCCGAGATGCAGCCGATGATCTCTGCCAAGGACCAGCCGCTGATGGACAAGATCACCGCTCAGTTCGCCGATGTCCGCACCGCCATCAACCAATACCGCGACGGCGATGGCTACGTGACCTACACCCAGGTCACCGAGGAGCAGCGCAAGGACCTCTCCAACAAGATCGACGCGCTGTCGGCGTCCCTGTCGCAGGTCCCGGGGCTGGTGTTGGGATAG
- the efeB gene encoding iron uptake transporter deferrochelatase/peroxidase subunit encodes MSENTSPPTGASGRQRISRRALLGGAGVGVVAAAAGGAIGRATAAEDTSGAQVVTFRGERQAGIITAAQDRLHFASFDVITDSRADLVAMLQKWTVAAERMTRGEQTAPDGAVGLGDYTPPADTGEALGLAAANLTLTIGFGPGLFGPSASDPERRDRFGIAGRKPAALVDLPAFAAEKIEASRSYGDICVQACADDPQVAVHAIRNLARMGLGVVAVRWSQLGFGRTSSTTASQDTPRNMFGFKDGTANLRAEDTDLLDRWVWVANEDNSADARWMTGGTYLVARRIRMDIEPWDRANLLEQEQIIGRSKGSGAPLGQQDEFDTPDFDVTSYGAPMIPRTAHVRLAHPDNLGGVQILRRGYNFTDGSDGFGHLDAGLFFIAFNRDPGKQFVPMQQVLSRQDAMTEYLIPNGSSVFAVPPGLRPGEWWGQRLFES; translated from the coding sequence ATGTCCGAGAACACCTCGCCGCCGACCGGAGCCTCAGGACGCCAACGCATCTCGCGTCGGGCGCTGCTAGGGGGCGCCGGCGTCGGGGTGGTTGCGGCGGCGGCCGGCGGCGCGATCGGCCGGGCGACCGCCGCGGAGGACACCAGCGGAGCACAGGTGGTCACCTTCCGCGGTGAACGCCAGGCCGGGATCATCACGGCCGCCCAGGACCGCTTGCATTTCGCGAGTTTCGACGTGATCACCGACTCCCGTGCCGATCTGGTGGCGATGCTCCAGAAGTGGACGGTCGCGGCCGAGCGAATGACGCGCGGCGAGCAGACGGCGCCGGACGGCGCCGTCGGCCTCGGCGATTACACGCCACCCGCCGACACGGGAGAGGCGCTCGGTCTCGCGGCCGCCAACCTCACGCTGACCATCGGTTTCGGCCCGGGACTCTTCGGACCGAGTGCATCCGATCCGGAACGTCGCGATCGCTTCGGTATCGCCGGCCGCAAGCCCGCCGCCCTGGTCGACTTGCCGGCATTCGCCGCCGAGAAGATCGAGGCATCGCGCTCCTACGGCGACATCTGCGTGCAGGCCTGCGCCGACGACCCGCAGGTCGCGGTGCACGCCATTCGGAACCTGGCCCGGATGGGACTCGGTGTGGTGGCCGTCCGGTGGTCGCAACTCGGATTCGGCCGCACGTCGTCGACCACCGCGTCCCAGGACACGCCGCGAAACATGTTCGGCTTCAAGGACGGGACCGCGAACCTTCGGGCCGAGGACACCGATCTCCTCGATCGGTGGGTGTGGGTTGCGAACGAAGACAACTCCGCAGACGCCCGCTGGATGACGGGCGGCACGTATCTCGTCGCCCGCCGGATCCGCATGGACATCGAACCGTGGGATCGCGCCAACCTGCTGGAACAGGAACAGATCATCGGTCGTTCGAAAGGGTCCGGCGCGCCGCTGGGTCAGCAGGACGAGTTCGACACGCCGGACTTCGACGTCACGTCTTACGGCGCACCGATGATCCCCCGCACCGCGCACGTGAGGCTCGCCCATCCCGACAATCTCGGCGGCGTGCAGATCTTGCGTCGCGGCTACAACTTCACCGATGGCTCCGACGGATTCGGACACCTCGATGCCGGCCTGTTCTTCATCGCATTCAACCGGGACCCCGGCAAGCAGTTCGTCCCGATGCAGCAGGTCCTGTCTCGTCAGGACGCGATGACCGAATACCTGATCCCCAACGGGTCGTCGGTGTTCGCGGTCCCGCCGGGGCTGCGACCCGGCGAATGGTGGGGGCAAAGGCTTTTCGAGAGCTGA
- a CDS encoding MazG family protein, protein MTVVLLDPLRPDVIPLRAIALLSGPLVITEDIHPSTLWELGTTSASWSEVDDPTSTLLTGDRSHPFVQARIERGEDVITARPVAGDALLEAVALMDTLRRNGPWESTQTHASLRRYLLEECYELLDAIDDGDLDLLREELGDLLLQVLFHARIAADDADHPFDIDDVARSFTVKVKGRTPGVLSGAHADLETQIREWEEQKAAEKNRESVLDGVATTAPALALTQKVLERLSAADYPLETIDSAITTVVVEPGGDSAEEVARQRVRDLMNQVRAAERRALARDETLDSREAWQEVLTGDGASPESRTVDADLRTVGGKSGAFGGE, encoded by the coding sequence GTGACCGTCGTGCTTCTCGACCCGCTTCGTCCCGACGTGATCCCCTTGCGCGCGATCGCACTGCTGTCCGGGCCGCTGGTGATCACCGAGGACATCCATCCGTCGACCCTGTGGGAGCTGGGTACGACGTCTGCGTCCTGGTCGGAGGTGGACGATCCGACGTCGACGTTGCTCACCGGCGACCGTTCGCATCCCTTCGTGCAGGCAAGGATCGAGCGGGGCGAGGACGTCATCACCGCGCGGCCGGTGGCAGGCGATGCGTTGCTGGAAGCGGTCGCGCTCATGGACACCCTCCGTCGCAACGGTCCCTGGGAGAGTACTCAGACGCACGCCTCGCTGCGCCGGTATCTCCTGGAGGAGTGCTATGAACTCCTCGACGCGATCGACGACGGCGACCTGGACCTCCTGCGTGAGGAACTCGGTGATCTGTTGCTGCAGGTGCTGTTTCACGCCCGCATAGCCGCCGATGACGCCGACCATCCGTTCGACATCGACGATGTCGCCAGGAGCTTCACGGTGAAGGTGAAGGGCCGGACCCCGGGGGTCCTGTCGGGTGCGCACGCGGATCTCGAAACGCAGATCCGCGAGTGGGAGGAGCAGAAGGCCGCGGAGAAGAATCGCGAGTCGGTCCTCGACGGTGTGGCCACCACCGCACCAGCGCTGGCGCTCACACAGAAGGTGCTCGAGCGGTTGTCGGCCGCCGACTACCCGCTCGAGACCATCGATTCCGCGATCACCACCGTCGTCGTCGAGCCGGGTGGTGACAGTGCCGAAGAAGTTGCACGACAACGTGTGCGGGATCTGATGAACCAGGTTCGGGCTGCCGAGCGACGAGCTCTCGCCCGCGATGAAACACTGGACAGTCGCGAAGCGTGGCAGGAAGTGCTGACGGGTGACGGTGCCAGCCCGGAATCGCGCACGGTCGACGCAGATCTGCGCACGGTCGGCGGAAAGTCGGGCGCGTTCGGCGGGGAGTGA